In one Rutidosis leptorrhynchoides isolate AG116_Rl617_1_P2 chromosome 8, CSIRO_AGI_Rlap_v1, whole genome shotgun sequence genomic region, the following are encoded:
- the LOC139863123 gene encoding uncharacterized protein: protein MAEELDAEEAANDERVRMPRVYLHRDREEAEPLPRHFEYFIQKRHALGRLGFTTEQKIASALRQLAYGTVADMFDEYLQMSEATSIICLNMFCKCVLELYVDEYLRKPTSSDIARLYNAHEEKHGQYTSGHQDHPTIVLEAVASYDTWIWHAFFGAAGANNDVNVLNQSSLFDDIKNGNAPFAPFTVNGHDYLNGYYLADGIYPDWATLIKAYSTPTDEPRAKFKQGKCT, encoded by the exons ATGGCCGAAGAATTGGATGCTGAAGAAGCTGCCAACGATGAACGAGTTCGAATGCCTCGAGTTTACCTTCATAGAGATCGTGAAGAAGCAG AACCTTTACCTCGTCATTTCGAGTATTTTATACAAAAAAGACATGCGCTTGGTAGACTAGGTTTTACTACCGAGCAAAAGATTGCATCTGCGTTGCGTCAATTGGCTTATGGTACAGTAGCAGACATGTTTGATGAATATTTACAAATGTCGGAAGCCACATCAATAATATGTCTTAATATGTTTTGTAAGTGTGTTCTGGAACTTTATGTTGACGAATATTTGAGGAAACCAACTAGTAGCGATATAGCTCGCTTGTATAACGCTCATGAAGAAAAGCACG GGCAATATACTAGCGGTCATCAAGATCACCCAACCATCGTTCTAGAAGCAGTTGCTTCATATGATACGTGGATTTGGCATGCATTCTTTGGTGCTGCGGGTGCAAACAACGATGTGAATGTTTTGAATCAATCTTCATTATTCGATGACATCAAAAATGGAAATGCACCATTTGCTCCATTTACTGTTAATGGTCATGATTACTTGAATGGTTATTATTTAGCCGATGGGATTTACCCAGATTGGGCAACATTAATCAAGGCGTATTCGACACCAACCGATGAGCCACGTGCAAAATTCAAACAAGGAAAGTGCACGTAA